A window of the Streptomyces sp. JB150 genome harbors these coding sequences:
- the tsaD gene encoding tRNA (adenosine(37)-N6)-threonylcarbamoyltransferase complex transferase subunit TsaD, with translation MTDEPLVLGIETSCDETGVGIVRGTTLLADAVASSVDEHARFGGVVPEVASRAHLEAMVPTIDRALKEAGVSAKDLDGIAVTAGPGLAGALLVGVSAAKAYAYALGKPLYGVNHLASHICVDQLEHGPLPEPTMALLVSGGHSSLLLSSDITSDVRPMGATIDDAAGEAFDKIARVLNLGFPGGPVIDRYAREGDPEAIAFPRGLTGPRDPAYDFSFSGLKTAVARWIEARRAAGEEVPVRDVAASFQEAVVDVLTRKAVRACKDEGVDHLMIGGGVAANSRLRALAQERCERAGIRLRVPRPKLCTDNGAMVAALGAEMVARGRAASGWDLSADSSLPVTDPHVPGHHHGHDHVHEVSKENLYS, from the coding sequence ATGACTGACGAACCCCTCGTCCTCGGCATCGAGACCTCCTGCGACGAGACCGGCGTCGGCATCGTCCGCGGCACCACCCTGCTCGCCGACGCCGTCGCCTCCAGCGTCGACGAGCACGCCCGCTTCGGCGGTGTCGTCCCCGAGGTCGCCTCGCGCGCCCACCTGGAGGCGATGGTGCCCACCATCGACCGCGCCCTGAAGGAGGCCGGGGTCAGCGCCAAGGACCTCGACGGCATCGCCGTCACCGCCGGTCCCGGCCTCGCGGGCGCCCTCCTCGTCGGCGTCTCCGCGGCCAAGGCGTACGCCTACGCCCTCGGCAAGCCGCTGTACGGCGTCAACCACCTGGCCTCGCACATCTGCGTCGACCAGCTGGAGCACGGCCCGCTGCCCGAGCCGACGATGGCGCTGCTGGTCTCCGGCGGCCACTCCTCGCTGCTGCTGTCCTCCGACATCACCTCCGACGTCCGCCCGATGGGCGCCACCATCGACGACGCGGCCGGCGAGGCCTTCGACAAGATCGCCCGCGTGCTGAACCTGGGCTTCCCCGGCGGCCCCGTCATCGACCGGTACGCCCGCGAGGGCGACCCGGAGGCGATCGCCTTCCCGCGCGGCCTCACCGGCCCGCGCGACCCGGCCTACGACTTCTCCTTCTCCGGCCTGAAGACGGCCGTGGCCCGCTGGATCGAGGCCAGGCGGGCGGCGGGCGAGGAGGTGCCGGTGCGGGACGTGGCGGCCTCCTTCCAGGAGGCGGTCGTCGACGTGCTCACCCGCAAGGCCGTACGGGCCTGCAAGGACGAGGGCGTCGACCACCTGATGATCGGCGGCGGCGTCGCCGCCAACTCGCGGCTGCGCGCGCTCGCCCAGGAGCGGTGCGAGAGGGCCGGGATCCGGCTGCGCGTGCCGCGGCCCAAGCTGTGCACGGACAACGGCGCGATGGTGGCCGCGCTGGGCGCCGAGATGGTCGCCCGGGGCCGGGCCGCCTCCGGCTGGGACCTGTCCGCGGACTCCTCCCTGCCGGTGACCGACCCGCACGTCCCCGGTCACCACCACGGCCACGACCACGTGCACGAGGTCAGCAAGGAGAACCTCTACTCGTGA
- a CDS encoding glycoside hydrolase family 3 N-terminal domain-containing protein, with amino-acid sequence MSTPWRDPALPTAARVEDLLSRMTLEEKTAQLYGVWVGADTDGAGVAPHQHDLVVERSAEEWDELITHGLGQLTRPFGTAPVDPEVGARSLARAQRRIAEAGRFGIPAMAHEECLAGFTAWGATAYPVPLAWGASFDPELVEEMGRHIGHDLRSVGVHQGLAPVLDVVRDLRWGRVEETIGEDPYLVGTVGAAYVRGLESAGIVATLKHFAGYASSAGARNLAPVRAGVREFADVTLPPFEHALREGGARSVMAAYTETDGVPASADPGLLTELLREEWGFTGTVVADYFAIDFLQTLHRVAGSDAQAAHAALAAGIDVELPTVKCYGEPLAAAVRAGEVPEELIDRAVRRVLTQKCELGLLDEDWTPEPAGPIDLDSAANRALARRLAEESVVLLSNPDGLLPLSPDTRIAVVGPRAADPLAMLGCYSFPSHVGVQHPDVPMGIEIPTVLEALRGELPDAKVTYARGCDTSDPDRSGFEEAVARAAEADVCVAVLGDRAGLFGRGTSGEGCDALDLRLPGAQAELLDALVETGVPVVLVLLTGRPYALGRWDGRLGAVVQAFFPGEEGGPAVAGVLSGRVNPSGRLPVSVPRDPGGQPWTYLQPPLGLAGEVSNLDPTPLFPFGHGRSYTTFAWEDVTGGAPEIGTDGSYDLSVTVRNTGDRAGAEVVQLYLHDPVARVTRPDVRLVGYQRLALEPGEAARVTFRFPAELSSFTDRTGRRVVEPGALQLRLAASSADVRHTAELTLTGPERVLGPDRVLRCKTRVRPLG; translated from the coding sequence ATGTCCACTCCCTGGCGTGACCCCGCCCTGCCCACCGCCGCCCGTGTCGAGGACCTGCTCTCCCGGATGACCCTGGAGGAGAAGACGGCTCAGCTGTACGGCGTGTGGGTGGGCGCGGACACGGACGGCGCCGGAGTCGCCCCGCACCAGCACGACCTGGTGGTCGAACGCTCCGCCGAGGAGTGGGACGAGCTGATCACCCACGGTCTGGGCCAGCTCACCCGCCCGTTCGGCACCGCGCCCGTCGACCCGGAGGTCGGTGCCCGCTCCCTGGCCCGCGCCCAGCGCCGGATCGCCGAGGCCGGCCGGTTCGGCATCCCGGCGATGGCACACGAGGAGTGCCTGGCGGGCTTCACCGCGTGGGGCGCGACCGCGTATCCGGTGCCGCTGGCCTGGGGCGCCTCCTTCGACCCGGAGCTGGTGGAGGAGATGGGCCGGCACATCGGCCACGACCTGCGCTCGGTCGGCGTCCACCAGGGTCTCGCGCCGGTCCTGGACGTCGTACGGGATCTGCGCTGGGGCCGGGTCGAGGAGACCATCGGCGAGGACCCGTACCTGGTCGGCACGGTCGGCGCGGCCTATGTGCGGGGCCTGGAGTCGGCGGGCATCGTGGCCACGCTGAAGCACTTCGCCGGGTACGCGTCCTCGGCGGGCGCCCGCAACCTGGCCCCGGTGCGGGCCGGGGTGCGGGAGTTCGCGGACGTCACCCTGCCGCCGTTCGAGCACGCGCTGCGCGAGGGCGGCGCCCGCTCGGTGATGGCCGCGTACACCGAGACCGACGGCGTGCCCGCCTCGGCCGACCCCGGTCTGCTCACCGAGCTGCTGCGCGAGGAGTGGGGCTTCACCGGCACGGTCGTCGCCGACTACTTCGCGATCGACTTCCTGCAGACCCTGCACCGGGTCGCCGGCTCCGACGCCCAGGCCGCCCACGCCGCGCTCGCCGCGGGCATCGACGTGGAGCTGCCCACGGTCAAGTGCTACGGCGAGCCGCTGGCCGCGGCGGTGCGGGCGGGTGAGGTGCCCGAGGAGCTGATCGACCGCGCGGTGCGCCGGGTGCTGACCCAGAAGTGCGAGCTGGGCCTGCTCGACGAGGACTGGACGCCCGAGCCGGCCGGCCCGATCGATCTGGACTCGGCGGCCAACCGCGCCCTGGCCCGCCGGCTGGCGGAGGAGTCGGTGGTCCTGCTGTCCAACCCGGACGGCCTGCTGCCGCTGTCCCCGGACACCCGGATCGCGGTCGTCGGCCCCCGCGCCGCCGACCCGCTGGCCATGCTGGGCTGCTACTCCTTCCCCTCGCATGTGGGCGTCCAGCACCCCGACGTCCCCATGGGCATCGAGATCCCCACCGTGCTGGAGGCGCTGCGCGGCGAGCTGCCCGACGCGAAGGTCACCTACGCCCGCGGCTGCGACACCTCCGACCCGGACCGCTCCGGCTTCGAGGAGGCGGTGGCCCGCGCCGCCGAGGCCGATGTGTGCGTGGCGGTGCTCGGCGACCGGGCCGGCCTGTTCGGGCGGGGCACCTCCGGCGAGGGCTGCGACGCGCTGGACCTGCGGCTCCCCGGCGCGCAGGCGGAGCTGCTGGACGCCCTGGTGGAGACCGGCGTCCCGGTGGTGCTGGTGCTGCTCACCGGCCGCCCCTACGCGCTCGGCCGCTGGGACGGCCGGCTCGGCGCGGTGGTGCAGGCCTTCTTCCCCGGCGAGGAGGGCGGCCCGGCGGTGGCGGGCGTGCTGTCGGGCCGGGTCAACCCGTCCGGGCGGCTGCCGGTGAGCGTGCCCCGCGACCCCGGCGGCCAGCCGTGGACGTACCTCCAGCCGCCGCTGGGCCTGGCGGGCGAGGTCAGCAACCTCGACCCGACCCCGCTGTTCCCCTTCGGCCACGGCCGCTCGTACACCACGTTCGCCTGGGAGGACGTCACCGGCGGCGCCCCGGAGATCGGCACGGACGGCTCCTACGACCTGTCCGTCACCGTCCGCAACACCGGGGACCGCGCGGGCGCCGAGGTCGTCCAGCTGTATCTGCACGACCCGGTCGCCCGGGTCACCCGCCCGGACGTCCGCCTGGTCGGCTACCAGCGCCTCGCGCTGGAGCCGGGCGAGGCGGCCCGCGTGACGTTCCGCTTCCCCGCCGAACTGTCGTCCTTCACCGACCGCACCGGCCGCCGGGTGGTCGAACCGGGCGCCCTCCAGCTGCGGCTCGCGGCGTCCAGCGCGGACGTACGGCACACCGCGGAGCTGACCCTGACCGGGCCGGAGCGGGTGCTGGGCCCGGACCGGGTGCTGCGCTGTAAGACCCGGGTGCGGCCGCTCGGCTGA
- a CDS encoding carbohydrate ABC transporter permease, whose protein sequence is MPRPARTRKEPAAGSPAPAARRRHWTRRPNPVAGTGALIWLVVVLIPVYAMISASLTRQDQSLDGNPLKPPSDPTLENYNTVLDSGFGHLLANTAIVAVAVVGLVLVLAVPLAYVAVRTANRWSGAAFRLFLLGVAIPAQAVVVPLYLLIAKLGLYDTLPAVILPTAAFAMPVSVLILTGTLRDISEELYEAMALDGASSLRMLFQLVIPLAKGGISTVVIYSALQAWNGFLFPLIFTQSDGPRVLTLGLFNYVSQFGVNVPALLASVVLSGIPIFAVYLVARRSLVSGLMGVGGK, encoded by the coding sequence TTGCCGCGTCCCGCCCGGACCCGGAAGGAGCCCGCCGCCGGCTCCCCCGCGCCGGCGGCCCGCCGCCGGCACTGGACCCGGCGCCCCAACCCGGTCGCCGGCACCGGTGCCCTGATCTGGCTGGTCGTCGTCCTGATCCCGGTGTACGCGATGATCTCGGCGTCGCTGACCCGCCAGGACCAGTCCCTGGACGGCAACCCGCTCAAGCCGCCGTCCGACCCGACCCTCGAGAACTACAACACCGTCCTGGACAGCGGCTTCGGTCATCTCCTCGCCAACACGGCGATCGTCGCCGTCGCGGTGGTCGGCCTGGTCCTGGTGCTCGCCGTGCCGCTGGCGTACGTCGCGGTCCGCACGGCGAATCGCTGGTCGGGCGCCGCGTTCCGGCTGTTCCTGCTGGGCGTGGCGATCCCGGCGCAGGCGGTCGTCGTCCCGCTGTACCTGCTGATCGCCAAGCTGGGCCTGTACGACACCCTGCCCGCCGTGATCCTGCCGACGGCGGCCTTCGCGATGCCGGTGTCGGTGCTGATCCTCACCGGCACCCTGCGGGACATCTCGGAGGAGCTGTACGAGGCGATGGCCCTGGACGGCGCCTCCTCGCTGCGGATGCTGTTCCAGCTGGTGATCCCGCTGGCCAAGGGCGGCATCAGCACGGTGGTGATCTACTCCGCGCTCCAGGCCTGGAACGGTTTCCTCTTCCCGCTGATCTTCACCCAGTCGGACGGCCCCCGGGTCCTCACCCTCGGACTCTTCAACTACGTCAGCCAGTTCGGGGTCAACGTCCCCGCGCTGCTGGCCTCGGTCGTCCTCTCCGGCATCCCGATCTTCGCCGTCTACCTGGTGGCCCGCCGCTCCCTGGTGAGCGGCCTGATGGGCGTGGGCGGCAAGTGA
- a CDS encoding sugar ABC transporter permease — translation MSKAATKAGPTAGSKPARARAGRPHAAWALPGVLFFAFFAIVPMALAFYLSFTEWDGLGDPRPVGLDNWSRLLDDPRLTQSLWLTVLLTVCSWLFQTVVSLLLGVWAAGKQRNRAVLSAIFFVPLLLSSTAVAVLFYALLDPNFGIIQKDTLGSSSGAFLAIVFVGGWQFMPLHTLIYQGGARQIPAVLYQAAAIDGAGRYRQFFSITLPQLRHTITTSSVLIVVGSLTYFETVLILTKGGPGTDTAILPYLMYEAGFKSYDFGYASAIASFLVVAATGLSLLLVRLTGFGSMRSTREGM, via the coding sequence GTGAGCAAGGCCGCCACCAAGGCCGGCCCCACGGCCGGCAGCAAGCCCGCCAGGGCCCGGGCGGGGCGTCCGCACGCCGCCTGGGCCCTGCCCGGGGTGCTGTTCTTCGCGTTCTTCGCGATCGTCCCGATGGCGCTGGCGTTCTACCTCTCCTTTACCGAGTGGGACGGCCTGGGCGACCCCCGCCCGGTCGGCCTCGACAACTGGAGCAGGCTGCTCGACGACCCGCGCCTGACCCAGTCGCTGTGGCTGACGGTCCTGCTCACCGTCTGCTCCTGGCTCTTCCAGACGGTCGTCTCGCTGCTCCTGGGCGTCTGGGCGGCGGGCAAGCAGCGCAACCGCGCGGTGCTGTCCGCGATCTTCTTCGTGCCGCTGCTGCTGTCCTCGACGGCCGTCGCGGTGCTCTTCTACGCCCTGCTCGACCCGAACTTCGGCATCATCCAGAAGGACACCCTGGGCTCCTCCAGCGGCGCGTTCCTCGCGATCGTGTTCGTCGGCGGCTGGCAGTTCATGCCGCTGCACACGCTGATCTACCAGGGCGGCGCCCGCCAGATCCCGGCGGTGCTCTACCAGGCGGCGGCCATCGACGGCGCCGGCCGCTACCGCCAGTTCTTCTCGATCACCCTGCCGCAGCTGCGGCACACCATCACCACCTCCAGCGTGCTGATCGTCGTCGGCTCGCTGACGTACTTCGAGACGGTCCTGATCCTCACCAAGGGCGGCCCCGGCACGGACACGGCGATCCTGCCGTACCTGATGTACGAGGCGGGCTTCAAGTCGTACGACTTCGGCTACGCCAGCGCCATCGCGTCCTTCCTCGTCGTGGCGGCCACCGGGCTCTCCCTGCTGCTGGTGCGGCTGACCGGCTTCGGCTCCATGCGCAGTACCCGCGAAGGGATGTGA
- a CDS encoding extracellular solute-binding protein has product MGYTSNGGRSFSRRWVLGAGATTLLTTGLSACGSGGGSGSGGSTLTAFVYGDDAVKVQQAAVDRFNTSAAAKKAGGKIKLERIPGSDYSPKLRTAMGSPGAPDVFFNWGGGSIKPYVEAGKLIDLTDVIENDEVLKKGFLPSVLAAGDLKGRHYGVPMRGMQPVILFYNKSVFAEHKLQPPTTWDQLLDINAKLKRAGITPFALGGSDIWPELMWLEYLVDRIGGEKVFRRIQDGDAEGWGDPAVLKAAEMVRELVDDGAFGSKFTSVSYVNGGAPAVFAKGKAAMHLMGSWEYSTQLGKFPDFAKKELGWAPFPKIEGGSGDARNVVGNPTNYWSINARVRNKDAAIAFLKECASRTYARDLVANGDVPTTSNAALLLGDAPNPEYARFQYQMVEEAPAFTLSWDQALGDELGTKMHTEIGKLFAGKSSPGEFVAACKGLK; this is encoded by the coding sequence ATGGGGTACACGTCCAACGGCGGACGTTCGTTCAGCAGACGCTGGGTGCTCGGCGCCGGCGCCACCACCCTGCTCACCACCGGTCTGTCCGCCTGCGGCTCCGGCGGGGGCTCCGGCAGCGGCGGCTCCACCCTCACCGCCTTCGTCTACGGCGACGACGCGGTGAAGGTCCAGCAGGCCGCCGTGGACCGCTTCAACACGTCGGCCGCCGCGAAGAAGGCCGGCGGGAAGATCAAGCTGGAGCGGATCCCCGGCTCCGACTACTCCCCCAAGCTGCGCACGGCCATGGGCTCGCCCGGCGCGCCGGACGTGTTCTTCAACTGGGGCGGCGGCTCGATCAAGCCGTACGTGGAGGCCGGCAAGCTGATCGACCTGACCGACGTCATCGAGAACGACGAGGTCCTGAAGAAGGGCTTCCTGCCCTCGGTGCTCGCGGCCGGCGACCTCAAGGGCCGCCACTACGGCGTCCCCATGCGCGGTATGCAGCCGGTGATCCTCTTCTACAACAAGTCCGTGTTCGCCGAGCACAAGCTCCAGCCGCCCACCACCTGGGACCAGCTGCTCGACATCAACGCCAAGCTGAAGAGGGCGGGCATCACCCCGTTCGCCCTCGGCGGCTCCGACATCTGGCCGGAACTGATGTGGCTGGAGTACCTGGTCGACCGGATCGGCGGCGAGAAGGTCTTCCGCCGCATCCAGGACGGCGACGCCGAGGGCTGGGGCGACCCGGCCGTGCTGAAGGCGGCCGAGATGGTCCGGGAGCTGGTCGACGACGGCGCCTTCGGCTCCAAGTTCACCTCGGTGTCGTACGTCAACGGCGGCGCCCCCGCCGTCTTCGCCAAGGGCAAGGCGGCGATGCACCTGATGGGCTCGTGGGAGTACTCCACGCAGCTCGGCAAGTTCCCGGACTTCGCGAAGAAGGAATTGGGCTGGGCACCCTTCCCGAAGATCGAGGGCGGCTCGGGCGACGCCCGCAACGTCGTCGGCAACCCCACCAACTACTGGTCGATCAACGCCCGCGTGCGCAACAAGGACGCGGCCATCGCCTTCCTCAAGGAGTGCGCCTCCCGCACGTACGCCAGGGACCTGGTCGCCAACGGCGACGTACCCACGACGTCGAACGCGGCCCTGCTGCTGGGCGACGCCCCGAACCCCGAGTACGCCCGCTTCCAGTACCAGATGGTCGAGGAGGCGCCCGCCTTCACCCTCTCCTGGGACCAGGCGCTCGGCGACGAGCTGGGCACGAAGATGCACACCGAGATCGGCAAGCTGTTCGCGGGCAAGTCCTCGCCGGGCGAGTTCGTGGCCGCCTGCAAGGGGCTGAAGTGA
- a CDS encoding LacI family DNA-binding transcriptional regulator: MTPPERAQTQTARRSAQTATLAEIAREAGVSAPTVSKVLNGRADVAPATRNRVEELLRTHGYRRRRAEATRSPLIDLVFHELESAWALEVIRGVENVARDAGLSVVLSESAGRLTPGRSWADQVAARRPHGVILVLSELDESQRALLTSRSIPFVVMDPAGDPGTDVPSIGATNWQGGLAATRHLVELGHRRIGAISGPSRMMCSRARIDGYRAALETAGLPVDPSLIKAGDFHHESGYRLGLELLRRPDRPTAVFAGNDLQALGLYEAARELGLRVPEDLSVVGFDDLPVARWVGPPLTTVRQPLTEMAEAAARLVLELARGEDATPAATRVELATSLVVRSSSARLA; encoded by the coding sequence ATGACTCCACCGGAACGCGCTCAAACCCAGACGGCACGGCGGTCGGCCCAGACCGCGACGCTCGCGGAGATCGCCCGCGAGGCGGGGGTGTCCGCGCCGACTGTTTCGAAGGTCCTCAACGGGCGGGCCGATGTCGCGCCGGCGACCCGCAACCGCGTGGAGGAACTGCTGCGCACCCACGGCTACCGGCGCCGCCGGGCCGAGGCCACCCGCTCCCCGCTGATCGACCTGGTCTTCCACGAGCTGGAGAGCGCCTGGGCGCTGGAGGTCATCCGGGGCGTGGAGAACGTGGCGCGGGACGCCGGGCTGAGCGTGGTGCTCTCCGAGAGCGCCGGCCGGCTGACCCCCGGCCGCAGCTGGGCCGACCAGGTCGCGGCCCGCCGCCCGCACGGCGTGATCCTCGTGCTCTCCGAGCTGGACGAGTCACAGCGGGCGCTGCTGACCAGCCGGTCCATCCCGTTCGTCGTCATGGACCCGGCCGGCGACCCCGGCACCGACGTGCCGTCCATCGGCGCCACCAACTGGCAGGGCGGCCTGGCCGCCACCCGGCACCTGGTGGAGCTGGGCCACCGCCGCATCGGCGCGATCAGCGGGCCCAGCCGCATGATGTGCAGCCGGGCCCGCATCGACGGCTACCGCGCGGCCCTGGAGACCGCCGGCCTGCCCGTCGACCCGTCGCTGATCAAGGCCGGAGACTTCCACCACGAGTCCGGCTACCGCCTGGGCCTGGAACTCCTGCGCCGGCCCGACCGGCCGACGGCCGTCTTCGCCGGCAACGACCTCCAGGCGCTCGGCCTGTACGAGGCGGCGCGCGAGCTGGGGCTGAGGGTGCCGGAGGACCTGAGCGTCGTCGGCTTCGACGACCTGCCCGTCGCCCGCTGGGTCGGCCCCCCGCTCACCACCGTCCGCCAGCCCCTGACCGAGATGGCCGAGGCGGCCGCCCGCCTGGTCCTCGAACTGGCCCGAGGCGAGGACGCCACCCCGGCCGCGACCCGCGTCGAACTGGCCACGAGCCTGGTGGTCCGCAGCAGCAGCGCTCGCTTGGCGTGA
- a CDS encoding glycosyltransferase produces the protein MRILIITAGSRGDVAPFTGLGRRLLDVGHQVAVAAHASFAALIEGCGLDYRPVPGDPQGLIRDWSQAASREEAQALTRTYADGLADGVAEAVAGGADLLLTASGPAPLGRTAGEALGIPVIGTYLVPAFATRAFALPNARSTVGGPGPEGNLAAGRDVVRRAEGVFAGAVTRLRAHLGLPGAGVSSSSSSGDIRPVFHGFSPLVVPRPGDWPSRAEVSGYWWPARPDGWQPPAQLVDFLEAGPPPVFIGFGSMAPGQGERLSELVAAAVRRAGVRAVVQAGWAELSGWGDDVLAIGDVPHDWLFPRTAAVVHHAGAGTTAAGLRAGVPAVAVPVMADQPFWASRLYDLGVAPRPVPFQDLTAEALRDAITVCLSEPAHRRRATELAHRIAAEDGAAAVLTHIGSGGAG, from the coding sequence ATGCGGATTCTGATCATCACTGCCGGTTCACGTGGGGATGTCGCGCCCTTCACGGGCCTGGGGCGGCGCTTGCTGGACGTCGGCCATCAGGTCGCCGTGGCCGCTCACGCGTCCTTCGCCGCACTCATCGAAGGATGTGGTCTCGACTACCGGCCCGTGCCGGGAGACCCGCAGGGGCTCATCCGGGACTGGTCCCAGGCGGCGTCGCGGGAGGAGGCCCAGGCGCTGACGAGGACGTACGCGGACGGGCTCGCCGACGGGGTGGCGGAAGCCGTGGCGGGCGGGGCCGACCTGCTGCTCACGGCCTCCGGTCCGGCGCCGCTCGGCCGGACGGCCGGCGAAGCGCTCGGCATCCCTGTCATCGGCACGTACCTCGTACCGGCTTTCGCCACCAGAGCATTTGCGCTGCCCAACGCACGCAGCACCGTCGGCGGCCCGGGGCCGGAGGGCAACCTCGCCGCAGGTCGGGACGTGGTGAGGCGCGCTGAAGGGGTCTTCGCGGGCGCCGTGACCCGGCTGCGCGCCCACCTCGGGCTGCCCGGCGCCGGCGTGTCATCGTCATCGTCATCGGGGGACATCCGGCCGGTCTTCCACGGCTTCAGCCCGCTGGTGGTGCCGCGCCCCGGGGACTGGCCGTCGCGGGCGGAAGTATCGGGCTACTGGTGGCCCGCGCGGCCGGACGGGTGGCAACCCCCGGCCCAACTGGTCGACTTCCTCGAAGCCGGTCCGCCGCCGGTGTTCATCGGGTTCGGCAGCATGGCTCCAGGGCAGGGGGAACGGCTCAGTGAGCTGGTGGCTGCGGCTGTACGGCGGGCGGGGGTGCGTGCGGTGGTGCAGGCGGGTTGGGCCGAACTAAGTGGCTGGGGCGACGACGTCCTGGCCATCGGCGACGTCCCGCACGACTGGCTGTTCCCTCGTACCGCCGCTGTCGTCCATCACGCCGGAGCCGGTACGACCGCAGCCGGACTGCGGGCCGGAGTGCCCGCTGTGGCCGTTCCCGTCATGGCCGACCAGCCGTTCTGGGCGTCTCGGTTGTACGACCTGGGGGTCGCCCCCCGGCCTGTGCCGTTCCAGGACCTGACCGCCGAAGCACTCAGGGACGCGATCACGGTCTGCCTGTCCGAGCCGGCCCACCGACGCCGCGCGACCGAACTCGCCCACCGCATCGCAGCAGAGGACGGCGCCGCCGCAGTGCTCACCCACATCGGCTCAGGGGGCGCCGGGTGA
- a CDS encoding alpha/beta fold hydrolase, with protein MWRPGRRPEDGPVTEIVAGLYLSPWELIVLLGAVALVAARWLPPAARPRVTIAAVAVLVPSAVALGVTGVRWQLLPVAAGAAVALPFALSPLLRGRTGRPARRARWWVALPGSLACLGLMAAGPVAAWAFPVPAFPEPTGRFAVGTRVMQWTDPERPETFTADPHDRRTVVVQLWYPARQSPADARRAQYLGHTEHEARTVSAALVRQVGLPGFLVDGVPRARSHAVFDAPVAGGGERFPVVLFSPGSGGVRTQNTAWAEELASHGYVVAGLDHPYDSAAVVLADGRTLRTRTESTGDRDKDDELAARWTAVRAADLRFVLTRLDRLDRGEGAGPLTGRLDTGRAAVTGHSMGGAAALQAARRDRRFDAVIDLDGYPHGPATPTLRQPALALTQAITPDTDPRYLPRLTRALERNTAPSYRLTVPGAAHLTFMDGPLYLPPLPSVTGSLGRTDSPRVVAATTLAFLNTTLRHQPGDLPGTLSAYGHLSVHHPKDSG; from the coding sequence ATGTGGCGTCCCGGGCGCCGCCCCGAGGATGGCCCGGTGACCGAGATCGTCGCGGGGCTGTACCTGTCCCCCTGGGAACTGATCGTCCTGCTGGGTGCCGTCGCGCTGGTGGCGGCGCGCTGGCTTCCCCCCGCCGCCCGCCCGCGCGTCACGATCGCGGCGGTGGCGGTGCTCGTGCCGTCCGCGGTGGCGCTGGGCGTGACGGGGGTCCGCTGGCAGCTGCTGCCGGTGGCGGCAGGCGCCGCCGTCGCGTTGCCGTTCGCCCTCTCACCCCTGCTGCGCGGCCGTACCGGCCGGCCGGCGCGGCGGGCCCGGTGGTGGGTGGCGCTGCCGGGGTCGCTGGCCTGCCTCGGGCTGATGGCCGCGGGTCCGGTGGCCGCCTGGGCCTTCCCCGTGCCCGCGTTCCCCGAGCCGACGGGCCGTTTCGCGGTCGGCACCCGGGTGATGCAGTGGACCGACCCGGAGCGCCCCGAGACCTTCACCGCCGATCCGCACGACCGGCGCACGGTGGTGGTCCAGCTCTGGTACCCCGCGCGGCAGAGTCCCGCGGACGCGCGGCGGGCCCAGTACCTCGGCCATACGGAGCACGAGGCGCGCACCGTCTCGGCCGCCCTCGTCCGCCAGGTCGGCCTGCCCGGCTTCCTGGTCGACGGCGTGCCGCGCGCCCGCAGCCACGCGGTGTTCGACGCCCCGGTGGCCGGCGGGGGCGAACGGTTCCCGGTCGTGCTGTTCTCCCCCGGCTCGGGCGGGGTGCGGACCCAGAACACCGCCTGGGCGGAGGAACTGGCCAGCCACGGCTACGTGGTCGCCGGCCTCGACCACCCGTACGACTCCGCGGCCGTCGTCCTCGCCGACGGCCGAACGCTGCGCACCAGGACCGAGTCCACCGGAGACCGGGACAAGGACGACGAGCTGGCGGCCCGGTGGACGGCGGTCCGGGCCGCCGACCTCCGCTTCGTCCTGACCCGACTGGACCGTCTGGACCGAGGCGAGGGCGCCGGCCCGCTGACCGGACGCCTGGACACCGGCCGGGCCGCCGTCACCGGCCACTCCATGGGGGGCGCCGCCGCTCTCCAGGCCGCGCGGCGGGACCGCCGGTTCGACGCCGTCATCGACCTGGACGGCTACCCCCACGGCCCGGCCACCCCCACCCTGCGCCAGCCGGCGCTCGCGCTCACCCAGGCGATCACCCCGGACACCGACCCGCGCTACCTGCCCCGCCTCACCCGGGCCCTCGAACGCAACACCGCGCCGAGCTACCGGCTCACCGTCCCCGGCGCCGCCCACCTGACCTTCATGGACGGCCCCCTGTACCTGCCGCCCCTGCCCTCGGTGACCGGCTCCCTGGGCCGCACCGACAGCCCACGCGTCGTCGCCGCGACCACACTCGCCTTCCTGAACACCACCCTGCGCCACCAGCCCGGCGACCTGCCCGGCACGCTGTCGGCCTACGGCCACCTCAGCGTCCACCACCCGAAGGACAGCGGCTGA